A single window of Buchnera aphidicola (Cinara kochiana kochiana) DNA harbors:
- the ybeD gene encoding DUF493 family protein YbeD → MKNNLEKLLKFPCTFTYKVIGLAQPELTNNIIKIIQTHIPGDYAPQIKSSNKGTYLSISITICAQNFKQIKNLYKELSKIHLVRMVL, encoded by the coding sequence ATGAAAAATAACCTAGAAAAATTATTAAAATTTCCGTGTACATTTACCTATAAAGTAATAGGACTAGCACAACCTGAACTTACCAACAATATAATCAAAATTATACAAACACATATACCTGGAGATTATGCTCCACAAATAAAATCAAGCAACAAAGGAACATACCTATCAATATCAATAACAATTTGCGCACAAAATTTTAAACAAATAAAAAATTTATACAAAGAACTTAGCAAGATTCATTTAGTTAGAATGGTATTATAA
- the rpsD gene encoding 30S ribosomal protein S4, with the protein MAKYLGPKLKLSRREGSDLFLKSGVRSIESKCNIDQAPGQHGSRKLRLSEYAKQLREKQKLRRLYGILERQFHNYYKKASKLKGNTGQNLLFLLEHRLDNIVYRMGFGATRLESRQLINHKSICVNNRIVNIPSFQVSVNDKISVCEKSKNQLRIQASIEIMKQRETSSWLDTNYKIMEGIFIRSIERNDLSADINEHLIVELYSK; encoded by the coding sequence ATGGCAAAATATTTGGGTCCTAAATTAAAATTAAGTAGACGAGAAGGATCAGATTTATTTTTAAAATCAGGCGTACGTTCTATTGAATCGAAATGTAATATTGACCAAGCTCCTGGACAACATGGATCACGTAAACTACGTTTATCTGAATATGCTAAACAACTACGGGAAAAACAAAAATTACGACGTTTGTATGGAATATTAGAGCGACAGTTTCATAATTATTATAAAAAAGCTTCTAAATTAAAAGGTAACACGGGTCAGAATTTATTATTTTTATTAGAGCATCGTTTAGATAATATTGTCTATCGTATGGGTTTTGGTGCTACTCGTTTAGAATCACGCCAATTAATTAATCATAAATCAATTTGCGTAAATAATCGAATAGTTAATATTCCTTCCTTTCAAGTTTCTGTAAACGATAAAATATCTGTTTGTGAAAAATCTAAGAATCAATTAAGAATTCAGGCTTCTATTGAAATTATGAAACAACGTGAAACTTCTAGTTGGTTAGATACAAATTATAAAATTATGGAAGGTATTTTTATACGTTCTATTGAACGTAATGATTTATCTGCAGATATAAATGAACATTTGATTGTAGAACTGTATTCTAAATAG
- the htpG gene encoding molecular chaperone HtpG translates to MNDNNKKTHIFQSEVKELLHLMIHSLYSNKEIFLRELISNSSDAIEKIRFEKIYNPDKYTQNSYTPKIQISVNKQEKKIIISDNGIGMTHEEVIKNLGTIAKSGTKSFLNQIKNTEKKEKNEFIGQFGVGFYSSFIVSDIVSVYTKHASNTTKSGTLWISNGKGEYSVETVDIKEHGTKIILSLKPSEQEFLENWKIKQIIKKYSDHISIPIEIENYDEKTKIISWEKINEAQAIWTQNKNNITKESYQKFYTYITNDTEKPLIWSHNKVEGKQEYINLLYIPRKAAWDMWHRENKHGLKLYVKHVFIMDEATQFLPNYLRFVKGIIDSQDLPLNISREILQDSSVTHILRKTLTKRILKILNDLSIQNNKKYQKFWNVFGLVIKEGIAEDSENQKIIANLLRFSSIQNHDKEQNLSLKNYTDNMISEQKKIYFITSDSYKSALNSPHLEIFKDKNIDVLLLSDRIDEWMMNYLTEFNNIKFQSVSKSDDSLEKLISTKNNDNNNKLSNFIEKIKKILKDKIKDVRITYRLKNTPAIVLTDSNDMSTQMAKIFSAAGQPIPKIKYILEINPKHPLIKKIKKVENETEFSDWIELLLEQSILAEKGSLDNPHIFINRINNLFIL, encoded by the coding sequence ATGAACGATAATAACAAAAAAACTCATATCTTTCAGTCAGAAGTAAAAGAATTATTACATCTTATGATTCATTCATTATATTCTAATAAAGAAATTTTTTTAAGGGAATTAATATCTAATTCATCTGATGCAATAGAAAAAATAAGATTTGAAAAAATATATAATCCAGACAAATATACTCAAAATTCATATACTCCTAAAATACAAATTTCTGTTAATAAACAAGAGAAAAAAATTATCATTTCTGATAATGGAATCGGAATGACTCATGAAGAAGTTATCAAAAATTTAGGCACAATAGCTAAATCTGGAACAAAATCTTTTTTAAATCAGATCAAAAATACAGAAAAAAAAGAAAAAAATGAATTTATTGGTCAATTTGGAGTTGGATTTTATTCATCTTTTATAGTGTCTGATATAGTTTCTGTATACACTAAACATGCTTCAAATACAACAAAATCCGGAACATTATGGATTTCAAACGGAAAAGGAGAATATTCTGTAGAAACAGTTGACATAAAAGAACATGGTACAAAAATTATTTTATCGCTTAAACCATCGGAACAAGAATTTTTAGAAAATTGGAAAATTAAACAAATAATAAAAAAATATTCTGACCATATTTCAATACCCATTGAGATAGAAAATTATGACGAAAAAACTAAAATTATTTCGTGGGAAAAAATTAACGAAGCACAAGCAATATGGACTCAAAATAAAAATAATATTACAAAAGAATCCTATCAAAAATTTTACACATATATTACCAATGATACTGAAAAACCATTGATATGGAGCCACAATAAAGTTGAAGGTAAACAAGAATATATCAATTTATTATATATTCCTAGAAAAGCAGCATGGGATATGTGGCATCGCGAAAATAAACACGGATTAAAATTATATGTAAAACATGTGTTTATTATGGACGAAGCAACGCAATTCTTACCCAACTATTTACGTTTTGTAAAGGGAATTATAGATTCTCAAGATTTACCATTAAATATTTCTAGAGAAATATTACAAGACAGTTCTGTAACTCATATTTTACGTAAAACATTAACTAAACGTATTTTAAAAATATTAAACGATCTATCTATACAAAATAATAAAAAATACCAAAAATTTTGGAACGTATTTGGATTAGTTATAAAAGAAGGTATAGCTGAAGATTCTGAAAATCAAAAAATAATCGCTAATTTATTAAGATTTTCATCAATACAAAACCATGATAAAGAACAAAATTTGTCATTAAAAAATTATACCGATAACATGATCTCAGAGCAAAAAAAAATATATTTTATCACTTCTGATAGTTATAAATCTGCTTTAAACAGTCCACATTTAGAAATATTTAAAGATAAAAATATTGATGTATTATTATTATCAGATAGAATTGATGAATGGATGATGAACTATTTAACTGAATTTAATAATATAAAATTTCAATCAGTCAGTAAATCAGATGATTCTCTTGAAAAATTAATTTCAACAAAAAATAATGATAATAATAACAAATTAAGTAATTTTATTGAAAAAATAAAAAAAATATTAAAAGATAAAATTAAAGATGTTCGAATAACTTATCGATTAAAGAATACACCCGCAATAGTTTTAACAGATTCTAATGATATGAGTACTCAAATGGCAAAAATATTTAGCGCTGCAGGACAACCTATACCAAAAATAAAATATATATTAGAAATTAATCCAAAACATCCGTTAATAAAAAAAATAAAAAAAGTAGAAAATGAAACAGAATTCTCTGATTGGATTGAATTATTGTTAGAGCAATCTATTCTAGCAGAAAAAGGTAGTTTAGATAATCCTCATATTTTTATTAATAGAATTAATAATCTATTTATATTATAG
- a CDS encoding adenylate kinase family protein translates to MIRIIMLGAPGSGKGTQTQLLSKYFCIPFISAGEILRQEIRKNEKNKNYIKNIINKGKLVKNSFIIKIIKKKIQEKIYLNGFILDGFPRTIKQAESLKKYIKIEFILYLKIKLENIINRIEGRLIHESSGRTYHETLNPPKKKNIDNITGELLTKRKDDTKKIIITRLQEYEKFTKPLIKWFKKEELKNTIKYLEINANTSIQYIHKKIIKKLNINQKNN, encoded by the coding sequence ATGATACGTATTATTATGCTAGGAGCACCTGGCAGCGGAAAAGGAACACAAACACAATTATTATCAAAATATTTTTGTATACCTTTTATTTCAGCCGGAGAAATATTACGTCAAGAAATCAGAAAAAATGAAAAAAATAAAAACTATATAAAAAATATAATAAATAAAGGAAAATTAGTAAAAAATTCTTTTATTATAAAAATAATTAAAAAAAAAATTCAAGAAAAAATTTATTTAAACGGATTTATACTCGATGGATTTCCAAGAACCATTAAACAGGCAGAATCCTTAAAAAAATACATTAAAATAGAATTTATTCTATATTTAAAAATTAAATTAGAAAATATAATAAATAGAATTGAAGGTAGATTAATACACGAATCATCCGGAAGAACATATCATGAAACATTAAATCCTCCTAAAAAAAAAAATATAGATAACATAACCGGAGAATTATTAACCAAAAGAAAAGATGATACCAAAAAAATTATTATTACAAGATTACAAGAATATGAAAAATTTACTAAACCATTAATAAAATGGTTCAAAAAAGAAGAGTTGAAAAATACAATTAAATATTTAGAAATAAATGCTAATACATCTATCCAATATATTCATAAAAAAATAATTAAAAAATTAAATATAAACCAAAAAAATAATTAA
- the rplQ gene encoding 50S ribosomal protein L17 produces MRHRKIGRLLNRKRSHLESMLKNMTCSLIRYEHIKTTLPKAKELRRFVEPIITISKYDTISNRRLIFSRIRDIFTVKKLFRELGPHFYSRPGGYLRILKCGFRKGDNAVIAYIELVDRNL; encoded by the coding sequence ATGAGACATCGAAAAATAGGACGATTATTAAATAGAAAACGTAGTCATTTAGAATCTATGTTAAAAAATATGACATGTTCATTAATTAGATATGAGCATATTAAAACTACTTTACCAAAAGCTAAAGAATTACGTCGTTTTGTTGAACCGATTATTACAATATCGAAATATGATACGATTTCTAATCGTCGATTAATATTTTCTCGTATTCGTGATATTTTTACAGTAAAAAAATTATTTCGTGAGTTAGGACCTCATTTTTATTCTCGACCTGGCGGTTATTTACGTATCTTAAAATGTGGTTTCAGAAAAGGTGATAATGCTGTAATTGCATATATAGAGTTAGTAGACCGAAATTTATAA
- the dnaX gene encoding DNA polymerase III subunit gamma/tau, with protein MEYQILSNKWRPQNFDQIIGHKYIIRILKNSLDLKRIHQSWLFSGIHGIGKTTIARILAKSLNCENGITSKPCRVCKNCISIEKGNFLDFIELDAASKTKVEDIKIILDSTKYPPIQGRFKIYLIDEIHMLSKNSFNALLKILEEPPKYIKFILATTHLKKIPNTIISRCLHIHLPTITNKNISNYLRDKLKKENIQINQEILNIISNSAQGSIRNAINSLELALCSTTKNKINIKKITKLLGIFNKKNILLLAVNIINNNIDNTLKIIDDAEQKGIQHNNIILSLITFFHNLSIVKITTLKKKYSIDNLSKYDKIIYVLSKRILFKDIQIYCKILIQGEKYLRYAPNPKIGIEIILFQIYQYIQDKTRLIK; from the coding sequence ATGGAATATCAAATATTATCTAATAAATGGCGACCACAAAATTTTGATCAAATCATCGGACATAAATATATTATCCGTATATTAAAAAATAGTCTTGACTTAAAAAGAATTCATCAATCATGGCTATTTTCGGGAATACATGGAATAGGAAAAACTACTATAGCTAGAATATTAGCTAAAAGTTTAAACTGTGAAAACGGAATTACATCTAAACCATGTCGAGTATGTAAAAATTGTATTTCAATTGAAAAAGGAAACTTTTTAGATTTTATAGAACTAGACGCAGCATCTAAAACCAAAGTAGAAGATATTAAAATAATATTAGATTCAACAAAATATCCTCCTATTCAAGGTAGATTTAAAATTTATTTAATTGATGAAATACATATGCTTTCCAAAAATAGTTTTAATGCATTATTAAAAATACTAGAAGAACCGCCAAAATATATAAAATTTATCTTGGCAACAACACATTTAAAAAAAATACCAAATACTATTATTTCTCGTTGTCTTCATATACATTTACCCACTATTACGAATAAAAATATATCTAATTACTTAAGAGATAAATTAAAAAAAGAAAACATTCAAATAAATCAAGAAATATTAAACATAATTTCTAATTCTGCACAAGGAAGTATTAGAAATGCTATTAATTCTCTCGAATTAGCTCTTTGTTCAACCACAAAAAATAAAATAAACATAAAAAAAATTACTAAATTGTTAGGAATATTTAACAAAAAAAATATACTATTATTAGCAGTCAATATTATTAATAATAATATTGATAATACATTAAAAATAATAGATGATGCAGAACAAAAAGGCATACAACATAATAACATTATTTTATCATTGATTACTTTTTTCCATAATTTGTCTATAGTAAAAATTACTACATTAAAAAAAAAATATTCAATAGATAATTTATCTAAATATGATAAAATTATTTACGTTTTATCTAAAAGAATTTTATTTAAAGATATACAAATCTATTGTAAAATACTAATTCAAGGAGAAAAGTACTTAAGATATGCTCCTAACCCTAAAATTGGTATTGAAATAATATTATTTCAAATATATCAATATATACAAGATAAAACACGTTTAATTAAATAA
- a CDS encoding DNA-directed RNA polymerase subunit alpha — protein MQEFVEDFLKPRLVNIEHISSTHAKITLEPLERGFGYTLGNSLRRILLSSMSGCAVTEVEINGILHEYMHKEGIKEDILDILLNLKGLSVKLFGKDEIILHLKKSGIGPVIAADIDRDYSIEIVNLNHVICHITCPNVYIDMRIKIMRGRGYVTAQSRKDLMQTDRIVGKLFLDVSYSPIERIVYNVEAARVEQRTDLDKLIIDMETNGTIDPEEAIRKAATILAEQLESFVDLRGIREPEIKEEKPEFEPSLLRPVDDLELTVRSANCLKAESIHYIGDLVQKTEVELLKTPNLGKKSLTEIKDILAARGLSLGMKLDNWPPKNLIED, from the coding sequence ATGCAAGAATTTGTAGAAGATTTTTTAAAACCTAGATTAGTTAATATTGAACATATTAGTTCTACACATGCTAAAATTACATTAGAACCATTAGAACGTGGTTTTGGATATACGTTAGGTAATTCATTAAGAAGAATTTTATTATCTTCTATGTCAGGATGTGCTGTTACTGAAGTTGAGATAAATGGTATTTTGCATGAATATATGCATAAAGAGGGTATAAAAGAAGATATATTAGATATATTATTGAATTTAAAGGGTTTATCTGTAAAATTATTTGGAAAAGATGAAATTATATTACATTTAAAAAAAAGTGGTATTGGCCCAGTTATTGCTGCGGATATTGATCGCGATTATTCTATAGAAATTGTAAATTTAAATCATGTAATTTGTCATATTACTTGTCCAAATGTTTATATCGATATGCGTATCAAGATAATGCGAGGCAGAGGTTATGTTACAGCGCAGTCTAGAAAAGATTTGATGCAAACTGATCGTATTGTTGGAAAACTATTTTTAGATGTATCATACAGTCCTATAGAACGTATAGTCTATAACGTCGAAGCTGCTAGGGTAGAACAAAGAACTGATTTAGATAAATTAATTATTGATATGGAAACTAATGGAACGATTGATCCAGAAGAAGCAATTAGAAAAGCAGCTACCATTTTAGCAGAACAACTAGAATCTTTTGTGGATTTAAGAGGGATACGTGAACCGGAAATAAAAGAAGAAAAGCCTGAATTTGAGCCTAGTTTATTACGACCCGTAGACGATTTAGAGTTAACAGTACGATCTGCTAATTGTTTAAAAGCAGAAAGTATTCATTATATTGGTGATTTAGTTCAAAAAACTGAAGTAGAATTATTAAAAACTCCTAATTTAGGAAAAAAATCATTAACTGAAATTAAAGATATATTAGCAGCTCGAGGTTTGTCATTAGGTATGAAGTTAGATAATTGGCCTCCTAAAAATCTTATTGAAGATTAA
- a CDS encoding YbaB/EbfC family nucleoid-associated protein: MFTNEKINEIMQQAKKIQQKIEKIQKDINTTDIVGKSGIDLISIVMNGNYICKSITINDELWNENNKLLLQDLIVAAINDAVKKISKLQQKKMLINPEFIQSNNK, from the coding sequence ATGTTTACTAACGAAAAAATCAACGAAATTATGCAACAAGCTAAAAAAATACAACAAAAGATTGAAAAAATACAAAAAGATATCAATACAACTGATATTGTAGGAAAATCAGGAATTGATTTAATCTCCATAGTTATGAATGGAAATTATATTTGTAAATCTATCACTATAAACGATGAATTATGGAACGAAAATAATAAATTATTATTACAAGATCTAATTGTTGCCGCTATTAATGATGCTGTAAAAAAAATTTCAAAACTACAACAAAAAAAAATGTTAATAAATCCTGAATTTATACAATCAAATAACAAATAA
- the fmt gene encoding methionyl-tRNA formyltransferase, protein MLKKKLKIIFAGSNEFSLAHLRSLFYSKHTIAAIIIKLDNIYCKKKENRFSPIKKFAIRHNISILQTNNLYEKKIYSSILKIYADILIVSSYGSIIPDKILQLFTFGGINIHASLLPRWKGAAPIQWAILSGDKYTGISVIKMNSKIDCGKIIYQLSCPINITDNAITLSAKLIPISLQCMYQSLNIIAESNIKNLHKNKNVIETIAPKIKKIDAKINWSYPVIKIDRLIRAFIIWPCCYFFINNYCIKIKKSSIISFEKTNFKNGEIINISKEGIAVNTQKGVLNIKKIQIPGKKTLHIKQILNSNKKFFIKNTILK, encoded by the coding sequence ATGTTAAAAAAAAAATTAAAAATTATTTTTGCAGGTAGCAATGAATTTTCATTAGCACACCTTCGTTCATTATTTTATTCTAAACACACCATTGCAGCAATAATCATTAAACTGGATAATATCTATTGTAAAAAAAAAGAAAATCGGTTTTCTCCTATTAAAAAATTTGCAATTCGGCATAATATCTCAATCTTACAAACAAATAATTTATATGAAAAAAAAATTTATTCATCGATTTTAAAAATATATGCAGATATATTAATCGTATCTTCTTACGGATCAATAATTCCAGATAAAATTTTGCAATTATTTACTTTTGGCGGTATTAATATACATGCTTCTTTATTACCTCGATGGAAAGGCGCTGCACCAATTCAATGGGCAATATTATCAGGAGATAAGTATACCGGAATTAGCGTAATAAAAATGAATTCTAAAATTGATTGCGGGAAAATCATTTATCAATTATCTTGTCCAATTAATATAACTGATAATGCAATAACATTATCCGCTAAATTAATTCCTATTTCATTACAGTGTATGTATCAATCATTAAATATAATTGCAGAATCTAATATAAAAAATTTACACAAAAATAAAAATGTTATAGAAACCATTGCTCCAAAAATAAAAAAAATAGATGCTAAAATAAACTGGTCATATCCAGTAATAAAAATAGACCGATTAATCAGAGCATTTATTATATGGCCATGTTGTTATTTTTTCATTAATAACTATTGTATAAAAATTAAAAAATCATCCATCATATCTTTTGAAAAAACAAATTTTAAAAATGGAGAAATTATTAACATTAGTAAAGAAGGAATAGCAGTTAATACTCAAAAAGGAGTATTAAATATAAAAAAAATACAAATACCTGGTAAAAAAACTCTGCATATTAAACAAATTTTAAATTCAAATAAAAAATTTTTTATTAAAAATACTATTTTAAAATAA
- the aroE gene encoding shikimate dehydrogenase codes for MDITVITYFLGTDMNIENFIKKKKYIALFGNPVDHSLSPIIHSNFSKEININYNYNSFLCTKSNFFTKVIKFLRNGGLGCNITVPFKKKSFIIPNKYTKIAKISGSINTLIKLSDYNILGDNTDGIGLIFDLKRLQYIKKRSQILLLGSGGAAYSIIYHLLQEKCSVCVLNRTISKAVKLVNRFKIFGNISLFSTDTCINNFDLIINVTSCGLYNKSPDFPKNLVFPHTRCYDVSYSKTRILTPFLLLCKSLGSKYISDGLGMLVAQAAYSCFSWFNVLPNIKKNIDLLYK; via the coding sequence ATGGATATCACAGTTATTACTTATTTTTTAGGAACAGACATGAACATAGAAAATTTTATAAAAAAAAAAAAATATATTGCTTTATTTGGTAATCCGGTAGATCATTCTTTATCTCCTATAATACATAGTAATTTTTCTAAAGAAATAAATATTAATTACAATTATAACTCTTTTTTATGTACAAAATCAAATTTTTTTACTAAAGTAATAAAATTTTTAAGAAATGGAGGCTTGGGGTGTAATATTACGGTACCGTTTAAAAAAAAATCATTTATAATACCAAATAAATATACAAAAATAGCAAAAATTTCAGGTTCCATTAATACATTGATAAAATTGTCAGATTATAACATTTTAGGTGATAATACTGATGGAATAGGTTTAATTTTTGATTTAAAGCGATTGCAATATATTAAAAAACGATCTCAAATATTATTATTGGGTTCTGGAGGAGCTGCTTATTCTATTATATATCATTTATTACAAGAAAAATGCTCTGTATGTGTGTTAAATAGAACAATTAGCAAAGCAGTTAAATTAGTCAATAGATTTAAAATTTTTGGAAATATTTCTTTATTTTCAACTGATACATGTATAAATAATTTTGACCTTATTATCAATGTCACTTCATGTGGTTTATATAATAAATCTCCTGATTTTCCAAAAAATTTAGTTTTTCCTCATACTAGATGTTATGACGTATCTTACTCAAAAACACGTATATTAACTCCATTTTTATTATTATGTAAATCTTTGGGTAGTAAATATATTTCGGATGGTTTAGGTATGTTAGTGGCTCAAGCAGCCTATTCATGTTTTTCGTGGTTTAATGTATTACCAAATATTAAAAAAAATATTGACCTGTTATATAAATAA
- the cysS gene encoding cysteine--tRNA ligase, whose amino-acid sequence MLKVFNTLTKKKERFTFLHTEIINIYVCGVTVYDLCHIGHARTFLVFDIIIRYLEHIGYKVFYLRNITDIDDKIIDKANQHKEPVNFFVERMIKFMNEDFLSLNLKIPNCQPRVTECMADIISAIDILLKNKYAYINDNKDVLFSINRYKNYGSLSHRIKNYFYDELISHFSSNLNNSDDFVLWKHNINRSDPFWTSPWGPGRPGWHIECSAIIHKFFKNRLNIHGGGIDLLFPHHENEITQLKSLNDSFSVPFWVHIGMVIINNQKMSKSLSNTIFIRNLLKKYDSEVIRYYILLTHYRHPLLFSKKKLCLSKNILNKIYTSILNCTVIDVVPIDYEIKIRNVFKNQFYTAMNNDFNTPQACSILQKLSQYINKIKKSNIFLANVLAYDLISLGNILGLLYHKPKNFLFPNYRKSMIDIIIVKELVSMRNVYRLDKKWHLADIIRQKLLTLGVIVEDHYSNSTYKFINK is encoded by the coding sequence ATGTTAAAAGTTTTTAATACTTTAACAAAAAAAAAAGAGAGATTTACATTTTTACATACAGAAATTATTAATATCTATGTATGTGGTGTTACTGTGTATGATTTATGTCATATTGGTCATGCACGTACTTTTTTAGTATTTGATATTATTATACGTTATTTAGAGCATATTGGTTATAAGGTTTTTTATTTGCGCAATATTACGGATATTGATGATAAAATCATTGATAAAGCAAATCAACACAAAGAACCAGTTAATTTTTTTGTTGAACGTATGATTAAATTCATGAATGAAGATTTTTTATCTTTGAATTTAAAAATTCCGAATTGTCAGCCGCGTGTAACAGAATGTATGGCGGATATTATATCTGCGATAGATATTTTGTTAAAAAATAAATATGCTTATATTAATGATAATAAAGATGTATTATTTTCTATTAATCGATATAAAAACTATGGATCTTTATCTCATAGAATAAAAAATTATTTTTATGATGAATTAATATCTCATTTTTCCTCTAATTTAAATAATTCTGACGATTTTGTTTTATGGAAGCACAATATAAATCGTTCTGATCCATTTTGGACGTCTCCTTGGGGACCTGGTCGCCCTGGTTGGCATATTGAATGTTCTGCTATAATTCATAAATTTTTTAAAAATAGACTGAATATTCATGGCGGTGGCATTGATTTATTATTTCCGCATCATGAAAATGAAATTACACAATTAAAAAGTTTAAATGACTCTTTTTCTGTACCATTTTGGGTCCATATTGGCATGGTGATTATTAATAATCAAAAAATGTCAAAATCATTATCGAACACCATTTTTATACGTAATTTATTAAAAAAATATGATTCTGAAGTTATTAGGTATTATATTTTATTAACGCATTATCGTCATCCCCTATTGTTTTCTAAAAAAAAATTATGTTTATCTAAAAATATATTAAATAAAATATATACTTCTATATTAAATTGTACAGTTATTGATGTTGTGCCAATAGATTATGAAATTAAAATACGAAATGTATTTAAAAATCAATTTTATACTGCTATGAATAATGATTTTAATACACCTCAGGCATGTTCAATATTACAGAAATTATCACAATATATCAATAAAATTAAGAAAAGTAATATTTTTTTAGCAAATGTTTTAGCTTATGATCTTATTTCTCTTGGTAATATATTGGGTTTATTATATCATAAACCTAAAAATTTTTTATTTCCTAATTATCGTAAATCTATGATCGATATTATTATTGTTAAAGAATTAGTAAGCATGCGTAATGTTTATCGATTAGATAAAAAATGGCATTTAGCAGATATTATTAGACAAAAGTTATTAACTTTAGGAGTTATAGTAGAAGATCATTATAGTAATTCTACATATAAATTTATAAATAAATAA
- the def gene encoding peptide deformylase, with product MSIHKILKFPDYRLRLKSKPIKKINKKTIKIIYDMFDTMYANNGIGLAAPQINILKKIIVISSLTSNQSELILINPVILKKNQEYINTQEGCLSIPNKTAIINRSSYIKIQAFNHLGKLFTLEARSLLSICIQHEMDHLIGKLFIDYIH from the coding sequence ATGTCAATACATAAAATTTTAAAATTTCCAGATTATCGTTTACGTTTAAAATCAAAACCAATAAAAAAAATCAATAAAAAAACAATAAAAATTATATACGATATGTTTGATACCATGTATGCTAATAACGGAATTGGATTAGCGGCACCACAAATTAATATATTAAAAAAAATTATAGTTATCAGTTCGCTTACATCCAATCAATCAGAATTGATTTTAATTAATCCTGTTATTTTAAAAAAAAATCAAGAATATATAAATACACAAGAAGGTTGTTTGTCTATACCTAACAAAACAGCCATTATTAACAGATCTAGTTATATAAAAATACAAGCTTTTAATCATCTTGGTAAATTATTCACACTAGAAGCGAGATCATTATTATCTATTTGTATTCAACATGAAATGGACCATCTAATCGGGAAATTATTTATAGACTATATACACTAA
- the cspE gene encoding transcription antiterminator/RNA stability regulator CspE, with translation MSKIKGNVKWFNESKGFGFITPEDGSKDVFVHFSAIQSNGFKTLAEGQSVEFEITEGAKGPSAANVVSL, from the coding sequence ATGTCCAAGATTAAAGGTAATGTAAAGTGGTTTAATGAATCTAAAGGTTTTGGTTTCATTACACCAGAAGATGGAAGCAAGGATGTTTTTGTTCATTTTTCTGCTATCCAAAGCAACGGGTTTAAAACTTTGGCAGAAGGTCAAAGTGTTGAATTCGAAATTACCGAAGGCGCAAAAGGGCCGTCAGCTGCTAATGTAGTTAGTTTATAA